One segment of Triticum aestivum cultivar Chinese Spring chromosome 2A, IWGSC CS RefSeq v2.1, whole genome shotgun sequence DNA contains the following:
- the LOC123186572 gene encoding thioredoxin-like protein YLS8 produces the protein MSYLLPHLHSGWAVDQAILAEEERLVLIRFGHVWDETCMQMDEVLSGVAETIKNFAVIYLVDITEVPDFNTMYELYDPSTVMFFFRNKRIMIDLGTGNNNKINWAMKDKQEFVDIVETVYRGARKGRGLVIAPKDYSTKYRY, from the exons ATGTCTTATCTGCTTCCCCACCTGCACTCCGGCTGGGCCGTGGACCAGGCCATCCTCGCCGAGGAGGAGCGTCTCGTGCTAATCCGCTTCGGCCACGTCTGGGACGAAACTTGTATGCAG ATGGATGAGGTGCTGTCAGGGGTGGCTGAGACCATCAAGAACTTTGCCGTGATCTACCTTGTTGACATCACCGAGGTTCCGGACTTCAACACCATGTACGAGCTGTACGACCCGTCAACGGTCATGTTCTTCTTCCGCAACAAGCGCATCATGATTGATCTTGGGACAGGAAACAACAACAAGATCAACTGGGCAATGAAAGACAAGCAAGAGTTTGTTGACATCGTGGAGACTGTCTACAGAGGAGCTCGTAAGGGCCGTGGTCTGGTGATTGCTCCCAAGGATTACTCCACCAAATACCGGTACTGA